In a single window of the Solea senegalensis isolate Sse05_10M linkage group LG1, IFAPA_SoseM_1, whole genome shotgun sequence genome:
- the efcab14 gene encoding EF-hand calcium-binding domain-containing protein 14, producing the protein MKKRKELNALIGLGDSKRKKTKKGSGHRLLRTEPPDSESESSSDDDEFNNLNGGVNFGKRSYTQCCSVCYPLFLFIILAACVMACAGLIWMQIALKEDLDSLKEKLHSMESSQKVSSSEIPKLSDDLKNKGRKLDDIENGDKGLIKLWSNLTEMNRKITLLDSAVNHLKANLKSAADLISLPTTVEELQKSVATIGSTLTSVQHDVKTMQTALENEKKDDDFKKTMDVTDLRKAVSEANKTEEQHHTWTTEQFHVLLSTVADLRQRVESLESGSKQTVNDDNAAAMSETTTTETAKDATTTEAPPEDVPEKSTPQTVPLTRRHPRFLTTKRSKRNAKTRCHDRIYLPGVNSLKELEDIFQQAGVGQRSLGFDYQDLRKVFGTSLPDAQTFDCFDSDRNQMYSLMELRVAVGF; encoded by the exons atgaagaagaggaaggagctGAACGCCTTGATAGGACTCGGGGACAGTAagagaaagaagacaaaaaagggGTCGGGTCACCGCCTCCTCCGAACTGAACCGCCGGACTCGGAGTCCGAATCGAGTTCAGACGACGACGAGTTCAACAACCTGAACGGCGGAGTCAACTTTGGCAA aagaaGCTACAcacagtgctgcagtgtgtgctaccccttgtttttgttcatcatACTAGCTGCTTGTGTCATGGCCTGTGCTGGACTCATTTGGATGCAGATTGCTTTGAAAGAAGATCTTGACTCCCTAAAAGAAAAGCTGCACAGCA TGGAATCCAGCCAGAAGGTGTCCTCAAGTGAAATTCCAAAACTAAGTGACGACCTGAAAAACAAGGGCAGAAAGCTTGATGACATCGAGAATGGGGACAAGGGTTTAATTAAACTCTGGTCTAACCTAACAGAAATGAATAGAAAG ATCACTTTGCTGGACTCAGCTGTGAACCACTTGAAGGCCAACTTGAAATCAGCCGCTGATTTGATTAGTCTTCCCACAACAGTTGAAGAGCTTCAAAAG AGTGTTGCCACAATTGGTAGCACACTAACAAGTGTCCAGCATGATGTGAAGACAATGCAGACTGCCCTtgaaaatgagaagaaagatgatgactttaaaaagacaaTG GATGTAACGGATCTGAGGAAAGCAGTTAGCGAAGCTAACaagacagaggagcagcacCATACGTGGACCACTGAGCAGTTCCATGTTCTCCTGTCTACAGTTGCAGATCTACGTCAGAGAGTGGAGTCGTTAGAGAGTGGCTCAAAACAAACT GTAAATGACGATAACGCAGCAGCCATGAGTGAAACTACAACAACTGAGACGGCGAAAGATGCTACTACAACCGAAGCACCGCCTGAAGATGTGCCGG agAAATCCACGCCACAGACTGTGCCGCTCACAAGGAGACATCCACGCTTCTTAACTACAAAACGCTCCAAGAGGAATGCTAAGACAAGATGCCATGACAGGATCTACCTGCCTGGTGTCAATTCTCTGAAAG AGTTGGAGGACATCTTCCAGCAAGCTGGGGTTGGACAACGTTCACTCGGATTCGATTACCAGGACCTGAGGAAAGTATTTGGAACATCACTTCCTGATGCTCAAACTTTTGACTGCTTTGACAGTGACAGGAACCAAATGTATTCCTTAATGGAACTGAGAGTTGCTGTTGGTTTTTGA